A region of the Microcystis aeruginosa FD4 genome:
GTTGTCCGCAGTTGTTGGTCGGTATATTTAGGATCGATGCCTAAACGAATATGAGCTTCGGCGGTTTCGTCGAATTTCGCCGTCGCTAATTCCTTTAATAATGTCAGTGCCTCTAAGGGCTCGTAGGCTTTATTTTCTACCTTAGCCTGGGCATCTCGCAAACGTCGTGAAACTTTTTTTACCATCTGATTTGTTGCTCCTTGGGTAATAACGAAGCTGGGCTTCTCCCCGTAATAAAATTTAGTCTGAGATCTTGACACCCATATTTTTGGCCGTTCCCGCCACAATATTCATGGCCGCTTCGATGTCGTTAGCGTTAAGATCGGGCAGTTTAGTCTGGGCGATTTCCCGTAATTGGTCGCGGGTAATAGTGGCGACAAATTTCTTGTTGGGTTCGTTGGAACCTCTTTCCACACCGGCCGCTTTACGGATGAGAACGGAAGCGGGGGGAGTTTTGAGAATAAAGGTAAAACTACGATCCTCAAAAACGGAGATTTCCACAGGGATGATCATCCCGGCCTGATCGGCGGTTTTAGCGTTGTAATCTTTACAGAACGCCATGATATTCACCCCGTGTTGACCCAATGCAGGACCCACCGGAGGAGCCGGGTTAGCCTTACCAGCAGGTAAAGCTAGTTTAATAATTGCGACGACTTTTTTAGCCATGATTTAGTTTTGTTTTT
Encoded here:
- the rplK gene encoding 50S ribosomal protein L11, with protein sequence MAKKVVAIIKLALPAGKANPAPPVGPALGQHGVNIMAFCKDYNAKTADQAGMIIPVEISVFEDRSFTFILKTPPASVLIRKAAGVERGSNEPNKKFVATITRDQLREIAQTKLPDLNANDIEAAMNIVAGTAKNMGVKISD